A DNA window from Deltaproteobacteria bacterium contains the following coding sequences:
- a CDS encoding TPM domain-containing protein yields the protein MFWKKHPKKFFTTAEQERIIEEIRQAEKQTSGEIRVHLVRRSGKDVLEKAKKVFNRLGLTQTKHRNGVLIYLATDHRKFAILGDEGIHRLVPENYWEDVKGEMQKYFREGKFCEGLCRGIREVGEKLKAYFPIEKDDSNELPDTISESE from the coding sequence ATGTTCTGGAAAAAACACCCTAAAAAATTTTTTACCACGGCAGAGCAGGAGCGAATCATAGAGGAGATTCGCCAGGCTGAAAAACAAACCTCGGGGGAAATCCGGGTCCATTTGGTCCGCCGTTCTGGAAAAGATGTGCTCGAAAAAGCCAAAAAGGTTTTTAACCGGTTGGGACTGACCCAGACCAAGCATCGCAACGGTGTTCTTATCTATTTGGCCACGGACCACCGGAAGTTTGCCATCCTGGGCGATGAGGGAATCCACCGGCTGGTTCCCGAGAACTACTGGGAGGATGTTAAAGGAGAGATGCAAAAATATTTTCGGGAAGGCAAATTTTGCGAAGGACTCTGCCGGGGCATCCGGGAAGTAGGGGAGAAACTTAAAGCTTATTTCCCTATAGAAAAAGATGACAGCAACGAACTTCCCGATACGATCAGCGAGAGTGAATAA
- a CDS encoding NAD(P)-dependent oxidoreductase: MMKNHIGFIGLGNMGMGMAKNILQTGFPLVAYDIQEEPLKKIKALGAQLGENPKEVAQKASVSIIAVLNYAQVEQVVLGERGLCEGVSSGDLVIIASTIAPAEVKALARTLEKQGVKVLDAPISGGKEGAEAGTLTIMVGGEKAEFERCRNIFEAMGKNIYYLGALGSGLSLKLVNNLLVAVNGLAVAEGMVLGMKAGLDPQMMLDIIPKSAGDSWMFRNRAYRMVDRDFTCRGELDILLKDLTFIMDMGRSLKIPLVLSAVAKEIFQMANCLGYGKEDDAAIVKVIEKIAGMEVKKAMGDR, encoded by the coding sequence ATGATGAAGAATCACATCGGTTTTATTGGTTTAGGGAATATGGGGATGGGTATGGCCAAAAATATTTTACAAACCGGGTTTCCACTGGTGGCCTACGACATCCAGGAAGAACCCCTGAAAAAAATAAAAGCGCTGGGGGCCCAATTAGGGGAAAACCCGAAGGAGGTTGCCCAAAAGGCCAGCGTTTCCATTATTGCGGTTTTAAATTATGCTCAGGTGGAGCAAGTTGTCTTGGGAGAAAGGGGGCTATGCGAAGGGGTAAGTTCGGGTGATTTGGTCATAATTGCGAGCACCATCGCTCCCGCAGAGGTAAAAGCATTAGCCCGAACATTGGAGAAGCAAGGAGTAAAAGTGTTGGATGCCCCGATCAGCGGGGGAAAAGAAGGGGCAGAGGCGGGAACGCTGACCATCATGGTTGGTGGAGAAAAAGCAGAATTTGAGAGGTGTCGAAATATTTTTGAGGCCATGGGAAAGAATATATATTATTTAGGTGCCCTGGGATCGGGGTTGAGTTTAAAGCTGGTGAATAATTTATTGGTGGCGGTCAATGGGTTGGCCGTAGCGGAAGGCATGGTCTTAGGTATGAAAGCCGGCCTGGACCCGCAAATGATGTTGGATATTATCCCCAAAAGCGCCGGGGATAGCTGGATGTTCAGAAATCGGGCTTATAGAATGGTGGACCGGGACTTTACCTGCCGGGGGGAACTGGATATTCTTTTAAAGGATTTGACTTTTATTATGGATATGGGAAGATCATTGAAAATTCCTCTGGTATTGAGTGCCGTGGCCAAAGAAATTTTTCAAATGGCCAACTGCCTGGGGTATGGAAAAGAGGATGACGCCGCCATTGTTAAAGTGATAGAGAAAATAGCCGGGATGGAAGTGAAAAAGGCAATGGGCGATAGGTAA
- a CDS encoding radical SAM protein, whose amino-acid sequence MGYDPVERHRRIETLTVQKRIGGDLKKYYRFRHDRWYGGIITADCAGCGLTCKFCWVRSEALLEGREGGELLTPDEVTGKILKLLKEKKSPQVRISGGEPTIGREHLFKILKELKKMRVRFILETNGILIGEDEAYAQELALYPFVHVRVSLKGCTEEEFARLTGANPVGFQLQLAALKNLLKAGVSTHPAIMLSFSAKEAVDQLYHTIWKIDPRMHSEVEREEVILYPHVLEKLKRANLKYFSGHLPEK is encoded by the coding sequence TTGGGCTACGATCCCGTCGAGAGACACAGGAGAATTGAGACCCTCACAGTCCAGAAAAGGATTGGGGGGGATTTAAAGAAATATTATCGGTTCCGCCATGACCGCTGGTATGGAGGAATCATTACTGCCGATTGCGCAGGCTGTGGATTAACCTGCAAGTTTTGCTGGGTCCGCAGCGAAGCCCTGCTTGAAGGAAGAGAGGGTGGAGAATTACTCACCCCGGATGAAGTCACCGGGAAAATTCTGAAGCTCCTCAAAGAAAAAAAATCACCGCAGGTTCGGATCAGCGGGGGAGAGCCGACTATCGGGCGGGAACATCTTTTTAAAATTCTTAAAGAATTAAAAAAGATGCGAGTGCGCTTTATTTTAGAAACCAACGGTATCCTGATCGGAGAGGATGAAGCGTATGCCCAGGAACTGGCTTTGTATCCTTTTGTGCACGTGCGGGTTTCGTTGAAAGGATGCACGGAAGAAGAATTCGCCCGGTTGACCGGAGCAAACCCCGTAGGTTTCCAACTCCAACTTGCTGCTCTGAAGAATTTGCTGAAAGCGGGAGTGAGCACCCACCCCGCAATCATGCTCTCCTTCTCCGCAAAAGAAGCAGTGGACCAGCTTTACCATACGATTTGGAAGATCGATCCTAGGATGCACAGTGAAGTGGAAAGGGAGGAAGTCATCCTTTATCCCCATGTCTTAGAAAAGCTGAAGCGGGCAAACCTAAAATATTTTTCTGGCCATTTGCCAGAAAAATAA
- a CDS encoding ATP-dependent 6-phosphofructokinase, which translates to MAHVKRKKGVIAILTGGGDVPGLNPAIRAVTIRAIREGFQVIGIRNGWKGLVSMVRNKKVPADAHYQILSEEIVNKVGRTGGTFLHTSRTRPSHIPKEDVPENLVGKYHEEINDLTPEVLQNLDFLGIDYLIPIGGDDTLSYGVHLAKQGVKVIAIPKTMDNDVPGTDYCIGFSTSITRTIEMTHSLRTTAGSHERILVIEVFGRYAGFTALLPTMAGAANRCVIPEYKFNIDRLTELLVADRYTNPSHYSVVLVSEGAMFEGDEMIFEKDEKDMYGHKKLGGIGDVVSDRIKKLSSKYNKGRSINVINQRLGYLVRCGNPDAIDSIAPMAFGNLALNLVLSHSHGRLVSLRNGRYDNVPIDVVTSGKKVVDVDKYYNRERLRPYYESFEQKPLFIMTSDY; encoded by the coding sequence ATGGCGCACGTTAAAAGAAAAAAGGGCGTTATTGCTATCCTGACCGGCGGCGGGGATGTCCCTGGCCTCAACCCGGCGATTCGGGCAGTAACGATCAGGGCCATCCGCGAAGGATTTCAAGTGATCGGGATCCGCAACGGCTGGAAAGGTCTGGTATCCATGGTCCGCAATAAAAAGGTCCCTGCGGACGCACACTATCAGATTCTTTCCGAGGAAATTGTTAATAAGGTTGGCCGCACGGGAGGGACCTTTTTGCACACTTCCCGCACCCGGCCCAGTCACATTCCCAAAGAGGACGTTCCCGAGAATCTCGTGGGAAAATACCATGAGGAAATCAATGACCTTACGCCGGAAGTTTTGCAAAACCTTGACTTTCTGGGGATCGATTACCTGATCCCGATTGGCGGAGATGATACGCTAAGCTATGGCGTCCATCTTGCCAAGCAGGGAGTCAAAGTAATAGCCATTCCCAAAACGATGGATAATGACGTACCAGGTACGGATTATTGCATCGGCTTCAGCACCAGCATAACCCGGACCATCGAGATGACCCACAGTTTACGGACGACAGCCGGGTCTCATGAACGCATCCTGGTCATTGAGGTTTTCGGGCGGTATGCCGGGTTTACGGCCTTGCTCCCCACAATGGCGGGCGCGGCCAACCGGTGCGTGATCCCGGAATACAAGTTCAACATCGACCGCCTCACCGAACTGTTAGTGGCGGACCGATACACCAACCCGAGCCATTATTCGGTTGTTCTGGTCTCCGAGGGGGCAATGTTTGAAGGGGATGAAATGATCTTCGAAAAAGACGAAAAGGACATGTACGGCCATAAAAAATTGGGAGGAATCGGCGATGTGGTGTCGGATCGGATTAAAAAGCTTTCCTCCAAGTACAACAAAGGCAGGAGCATCAATGTAATCAACCAAAGGCTGGGGTATCTTGTCCGGTGCGGGAATCCGGATGCGATCGATTCTATCGCCCCTATGGCCTTTGGCAACCTGGCATTAAACCTGGTCTTGAGTCATTCTCATGGGCGGCTGGTTTCTCTGCGCAACGGCAGGTATGATAACGTGCCTATTGATGTGGTGACCAGCGGCAAGAAGGTTGTGGATGTGGATAAATATTACAACCGCGAGCGGCTGCGCCCGTATTATGAAAGTTTTGAGCAGAAACCGTTATTTATTATGACCAGCGATTATTGA